AGATATTGGCTTTAGAGTTTTAAAATTAGATGATAGCAATATGAAAGACGTATACTATAGCATTGATGAATACGACCAACAAATGTTATCTAATTTAGAGGAAAATATAAAAAAAGATAGAACGGATTTAGATTTGTTATTCGGTTGTTTATTAGATTGGGGCGTAGAGCTGGATAAACCGTATATTACAAAAGATATCAATGGACATAAAGTGCATATCTATAATGATGGTGATTTAGTAGCTTGTTTTGAAAAAGATTTAGATATGGAAACTATAGATGAAATTGCAAAATTACAAGCTTTAAGAGTAGTATTTCGTGATAGCTGTTTTATCGATACACCTAGCAAAATAAATGTAGCTGAACGTTTTAAAATGATTGCTCCAGATACTGAAATAAAGGTTATATAATGGGGTGATGAATAGATGAAACTGCAATTTAAACATCAAAAATTTCAGCAGGATGCTGCAAATGCTGTTTGCGATATATTTATGGGACAACCATATGGTGTATTCCAATATAAAGTGGATAGTGGAAATAGTCCTACTTTGGATGATATGGGATGGAAAAATAAAAAAATTGAATTAAACGATGATATTATTTTATCTAGGGTACAAGATATCCAAAGAAAAAATATGATTGTGCCATCTAAAAAATTAGAAGGACGATATAATTTCACCATTGAAATGGAAACAGGTGTAGGTAAAACTTATACTTATATAAAAACTATATTTGAACTTAATAAAAGATATGGTTGGAGTAAGTTTATAGTAATCGTTCCATCTATTGCTATACGTGAAGGTGTGTATAAAACTTTTCAAGTTACACAAGACCATTTTGCAATGGAATATAATAAAAAAATTGATTTTTTTATCTATAACTCAAAACAAATAGCGCGTTTAGAAGATTTTGCAACTAGTAGTTCAATAAATGTAATGATAATAAATTCACAAGCTTTTAATGCCAACGGTAAAGATGCGCGCCGTATTTATATGGAATTGGATGAATTTCGCTCACGTGTACCAATTGAAGTTATAGCAGAAACCAATCCTATTTTAATCATAGATGAACCTCAATCTGTTGAAGGAAAGAAAACAAAAGAAGCATTAAAAGATTTTAATCCATTGTTTACTTTGCGCTATTCTGCTACGCATAAAAAAAATAGCATTTATAATATGGTTTATAAATTAGATGCGATAGATGCGTATAATCAAAAATTAGTAAAGAAAATTACTGTTAAAGGCATTACTCAAAGTGGAACTACTGGAACGGAAGGCTATTTATATTTAGATAAAATAAAACTATCAAAAGCTGCTCCAAAGGCTATAATTGAATTTGATGTGAAAAAAGCAAATGGAGTTATACGTAATAGTGTAACCGTAGGTGAAGGTTATAATCTTTATGAAAACTCGGGTAATCTGGATGAGTATAAAGATGGTTATGTAGTAAAAGAAATTAATGGTAAAGATGAATATATTGAACTTTTAAATGGTAAAAGGGTTTATGTAGATAAAGCAATTGGAGAAATGAATGAAGAACAAATACGCCGTGTTCAAATTCGTGAAACAATTCTTTCACATATTGAGAGAGAACGCCATTTATTCCGCAAAGGAATAAAAGTATTATCATTATTCTTTATTGATGAAGTAGCTCATTATAAATGGTATGATGAAGCAGGACAAGCACAAAATGGCATCTTTGCTAAAATGTTTGAAGAAGAGTACACAAATATCATAAATCATTTACAGCTAGAATTTTATGATGAAGAATATTTGAAGTATCTTGATAGTATTGATGTAAAAAGGACGCATGCAGGATATTTTTCTGTAGATAAAAAAGGGCATATGATTAACGGAAAGATATCAAAGAAAGAAAAAATATCTGATGATGTAGATGTATATGATTTAATCATGAAGGATAAAGAACGTTTATTATCTTTTGAAGAACCTGTACGATTTATCTTCTCTCATTCAGCATTAAAAGAAGGCTGGGATAATCCAAATGTATTTCAGATTTGTACATTAAAGCAAAGTAATAGTGATGTTCGCAAACGCCAAGAAGTAGGACGCGGACTGCGTTTATGTGTTAATAAAAATGGTGAACGTATGGATGAAGCTGTATTGGACAGAGATGTTCATAATGTAAATGTGCTGACT
The window above is part of the Megamonas hypermegale genome. Proteins encoded here:
- a CDS encoding type III restriction-modification system endonuclease; translation: MKLQFKHQKFQQDAANAVCDIFMGQPYGVFQYKVDSGNSPTLDDMGWKNKKIELNDDIILSRVQDIQRKNMIVPSKKLEGRYNFTIEMETGVGKTYTYIKTIFELNKRYGWSKFIVIVPSIAIREGVYKTFQVTQDHFAMEYNKKIDFFIYNSKQIARLEDFATSSSINVMIINSQAFNANGKDARRIYMELDEFRSRVPIEVIAETNPILIIDEPQSVEGKKTKEALKDFNPLFTLRYSATHKKNSIYNMVYKLDAIDAYNQKLVKKITVKGITQSGTTGTEGYLYLDKIKLSKAAPKAIIEFDVKKANGVIRNSVTVGEGYNLYENSGNLDEYKDGYVVKEINGKDEYIELLNGKRVYVDKAIGEMNEEQIRRVQIRETILSHIERERHLFRKGIKVLSLFFIDEVAHYKWYDEAGQAQNGIFAKMFEEEYTNIINHLQLEFYDEEYLKYLDSIDVKRTHAGYFSVDKKGHMINGKISKKEKISDDVDVYDLIMKDKERLLSFEEPVRFIFSHSALKEGWDNPNVFQICTLKQSNSDVRKRQEVGRGLRLCVNKNGERMDEAVLDRDVHNVNVLTIIASESYDSFARGLQTEIAENIDRPSVITEDLFVGKIIENINGDKLVIDKDMAHSMWFDLVISKYIDKKGILTDKYHTDLDNKEIKLSEEVQEYAPEIINIINSVYDEKRSLPIENARDYDVDLKLDKNKMAMPEFKALWSKINTKTVYEVHFNTNELIKKAISNLNVNLRVANIYFKIETGSQTDRIESKEDLLEGKTFVKEDTKSYNSQRYSKVNNAVKYDLVGKLVKETNLTRKDIIAILTGIEKNVFNMFKNNPEEFIIKAARIINDAKATTVIEHISYESTNNHYDIDIFNDNMVKGKRDVNSIKVNKHLYDYVVYDSNIERKFAEDLDTDRNVAVYVKLPNSFFISTPVGKYNPDWAIAFYEGTVKHIYFVAETKGSMSSLQLRLIEDTKIKCARKHFAAISKGDVVYDVIDSYDKLLEVLKS